A single Methylobacterium sp. 17Sr1-1 DNA region contains:
- a CDS encoding hybrid sensor histidine kinase/response regulator, with protein MPVPAEAPAPAPSSASSPARSRPARSLAARLGRAVLGAVMVALAAGTALGAWSEVDRYAADTRRALTGLASVFAAAAAGAAAADDAAGAHAALRAIGRQDGIVYAGLTRPDGTALAEQGTGLRLADDLDLDEAGLTPLALVLARTVKVSVPVVENARIVGRVTLIADTADLVGRLFDVVRNALMGAALAMAVGFAVAWRLGRALTRPLTALARTMDAVRENHDYGRHAVLPSGAESGDEVGRLATSFNGLIDAVRERDHRLVEHQGRLEQEVSDRTHDLSEAKEAAEAANSAKSSFLATMSHEIRTPMNGMLVMAELLAAAELPARQRRYAEVIARSGQSLLAIINDILDFAKVEAGKLTLERIALDPAEVADTVATLFGERARGKGLDLAAIIAPDVPRTIQGDPVRLGQVLGNFVNNALKFTESGHVLMRIETVDRGATLRLSVTDTGIGIPAETLPTIFSAFSQADGSTTRRFGGTGLGLSIAERLVSAMGGRIGVESTVGQGSTFWAEIPLDGAVPAEPVLRAGGIVPAVIVAVAGPATRLVLTEGLREAGFAPGEGGQGAHHLVEADDLARAGCRPAGAGRVIAVAAMGDPSGAAVLSSGIADALLRWPLAQGEWRPALAALATGGSFAGIGAEAGPVAALPRFPAARVLVADDNPVNREVAAEALGRLGVTRVVTVEDGFGALEAAREGGFDLILMDGSMPGLDGFDAARAIRQWEAATGSRPVHIVAATAHVVGTAAGAWREAGMDGVLAKPFTLTDLVRTLAAALGASGETGAAVEPDEVPEAEAPAPTSLLDPDTLAGLAEMAEGSGSAFVERVLGLFAAHGPDGLAALRAADDAEAAARAAHGLKSMSLNVGAASLAGHLREIEHAARVGGQVPDEPTLAPLDGLLTDSIAALYGHFGLKTPAPPLRDAA; from the coding sequence GTGCCCGTTCCGGCCGAAGCTCCTGCACCGGCCCCGTCTTCTGCCTCGTCGCCCGCGCGGTCCCGTCCGGCCCGCAGCCTCGCGGCCCGCCTCGGCCGGGCGGTGCTCGGCGCGGTGATGGTCGCGCTGGCGGCCGGAACGGCGCTCGGCGCCTGGTCGGAGGTCGACCGCTACGCCGCCGATACCCGCCGGGCGCTCACCGGCCTCGCCTCAGTCTTCGCCGCCGCCGCCGCGGGCGCCGCCGCGGCGGACGACGCCGCCGGCGCCCACGCGGCGCTCCGGGCGATCGGCCGCCAGGACGGCATCGTCTATGCCGGGCTGACCCGCCCGGACGGCACCGCGCTCGCCGAGCAGGGGACGGGCCTGCGCCTCGCCGACGACCTCGACCTCGACGAGGCGGGCCTGACGCCGCTCGCCCTCGTGCTGGCCCGCACGGTCAAGGTCAGCGTGCCGGTGGTGGAGAACGCCCGGATCGTCGGGCGCGTGACCCTGATCGCCGACACCGCCGACCTCGTCGGGCGCCTGTTCGACGTGGTGCGCAACGCCCTGATGGGTGCGGCCCTCGCCATGGCGGTCGGCTTCGCGGTGGCCTGGCGCCTCGGCCGCGCCCTGACCCGGCCGCTCACGGCGCTCGCCCGCACCATGGACGCGGTGCGCGAGAACCACGATTACGGCCGCCACGCCGTGCTGCCGTCCGGCGCCGAATCCGGCGACGAGGTCGGCCGGCTGGCGACGAGCTTCAACGGCCTCATCGACGCGGTGCGCGAGCGCGACCACCGCCTCGTCGAGCACCAGGGCCGGCTGGAGCAGGAGGTGAGCGACCGCACCCACGACCTCAGCGAGGCCAAGGAGGCGGCGGAGGCGGCCAACAGCGCCAAGTCCTCGTTCCTGGCGACGATGAGCCACGAGATCCGCACGCCGATGAACGGCATGCTGGTGATGGCTGAACTCCTCGCCGCCGCCGAGCTGCCGGCGCGCCAGCGCCGCTACGCCGAGGTGATCGCGCGCTCGGGGCAGAGCCTACTCGCGATCATCAACGACATCCTGGACTTCGCCAAGGTCGAGGCCGGCAAGCTCACCTTGGAGCGCATCGCCCTCGATCCGGCGGAGGTGGCGGACACCGTCGCGACCCTGTTCGGCGAGCGTGCCCGGGGCAAGGGGCTCGACCTCGCGGCGATCATTGCGCCGGACGTGCCGCGGACGATCCAGGGCGACCCCGTCCGGCTCGGCCAGGTGCTGGGCAACTTCGTCAACAACGCCCTCAAGTTCACCGAATCCGGCCACGTCCTGATGCGGATCGAGACGGTGGACCGGGGCGCGACCTTGCGCCTGAGCGTGACCGATACCGGCATCGGCATCCCGGCCGAGACCCTGCCGACCATCTTCTCCGCCTTCTCGCAGGCGGACGGCTCGACGACCCGGCGCTTCGGCGGCACCGGCCTCGGCCTGTCGATCGCCGAGCGCCTCGTTTCCGCGATGGGCGGGCGGATCGGGGTCGAGAGCACCGTCGGCCAGGGCTCGACCTTCTGGGCCGAGATTCCCCTCGACGGCGCGGTTCCGGCGGAGCCGGTGCTGCGGGCGGGCGGGATCGTCCCGGCGGTCATCGTCGCGGTGGCAGGACCGGCGACGCGGCTCGTCCTCACGGAAGGCCTCCGCGAGGCCGGCTTCGCGCCGGGCGAGGGGGGGCAGGGCGCGCATCACCTCGTCGAGGCCGACGACCTCGCCCGGGCCGGGTGCCGCCCGGCGGGAGCCGGCCGGGTCATCGCCGTCGCCGCGATGGGCGATCCGAGCGGGGCCGCGGTGCTGTCCTCAGGGATCGCCGACGCCCTGCTGCGCTGGCCGCTCGCGCAAGGCGAGTGGCGCCCGGCCCTCGCGGCGCTCGCCACGGGGGGCAGCTTCGCGGGCATCGGCGCCGAGGCCGGCCCGGTCGCCGCCCTGCCGCGCTTCCCCGCCGCACGGGTGCTGGTGGCCGACGACAACCCGGTCAACCGCGAGGTCGCGGCCGAGGCGCTGGGCCGCCTCGGCGTGACCCGGGTGGTGACCGTGGAGGACGGGTTCGGGGCGCTCGAGGCGGCCCGCGAGGGCGGGTTCGACCTGATCCTGATGGACGGCTCGATGCCGGGCCTCGACGGCTTCGACGCCGCCCGGGCGATCCGGCAATGGGAGGCTGCGACCGGCTCGCGCCCCGTCCACATCGTGGCGGCGACCGCCCACGTCGTCGGTACGGCGGCCGGGGCCTGGCGCGAGGCCGGGATGGACGGCGTTCTGGCAAAGCCCTTCACCCTGACCGACCTCGTCCGCACGCTGGCGGCGGCCCTCGGCGCGAGCGGGGAGACGGGCGCGGCGGTGGAGCCGGACGAGGTCCCGGAGGCGGAGGCCCCGGCCCCGACCTCGCTCCTCGATCCCGACACCCTGGCCGGGCTCGCCGAGATGGCCGAGGGCTCCGGCTCGGCCTTCGTCGAGCGGGTGCTCGGGCTGTTCGCGGCCCACGGGCCCGACGGCCTCGCGGCCCTGCGGGCGGCGGACGACGCGGAGGCCGCGGCCCGGGCGGCCCACGGGCTCAAGTCGATGAGCCTCAATGTCGGCGCCGCTTCGCTCGCCGGGCACCTGCGGGAGATCGAGCACGCGGCCCGCGTCGGGGGCCAAGTGCCCGACGAGCCGACGCTGGCGCCGCTCGACGGCCTGCTCACGGACAGCATCGCGGCGCTCTACGGCCATTTCGGGCTGAAAACCCCCGCGCCTCCCTTGCGCGACGCCGCCTGA
- a CDS encoding SDR family oxidoreductase, translating into MQVGRDLLGGNIWSYPERRRDRSPPEQAVPGIGDGDLAMRLHGETVVIIGGGSGIGLAVATMAHGEGARLVVGGRTRGRLDAAVAGLGTEARAIEVDTADRASIETFFAQVGRFDHLLVTAATYSVVAIDDLDDEAAESPFRSKFWGQYRAIRAALPSISSSGSITLMAGAAGARPLKGGSAYAACNSAIEGLGRALAIELAPIRVNTVSPGTIDGSLWRSRPDAVREAAFEGWRDMALLRRTGTEEEVAQAILFLMTNRFMTGSTLYPDGGYALKP; encoded by the coding sequence GTGCAGGTGGGGCGTGACCTCCTCGGCGGGAACATCTGGTCGTATCCCGAGCGCCGGCGAGATCGATCGCCCCCGGAGCAGGCGGTGCCCGGCATTGGTGATGGAGATCTGGCGATGCGCCTGCACGGCGAGACGGTGGTGATTATTGGAGGGGGGTCGGGGATAGGCCTTGCCGTCGCCACCATGGCACACGGCGAAGGGGCTCGGCTGGTGGTGGGCGGGCGAACCCGGGGCAGGCTCGACGCCGCAGTCGCCGGGCTCGGCACCGAGGCTCGCGCGATCGAGGTCGATACGGCCGATCGCGCGTCGATCGAGACCTTCTTCGCGCAGGTCGGCCGCTTCGATCACCTGCTGGTCACCGCAGCGACCTACAGCGTCGTGGCCATCGATGACCTGGATGACGAGGCCGCCGAGAGCCCGTTCCGCTCGAAGTTCTGGGGCCAGTACCGCGCCATCCGGGCCGCGCTGCCCTCCATCTCGTCGTCGGGCTCCATCACCCTGATGGCAGGAGCGGCCGGTGCGAGACCGTTGAAAGGCGGGTCGGCCTATGCCGCGTGCAACAGCGCGATCGAGGGGTTGGGGCGCGCATTGGCCATCGAACTGGCACCGATCCGCGTGAACACGGTGTCCCCGGGTACGATCGACGGCTCATTGTGGCGGAGCCGTCCTGACGCGGTGCGCGAGGCCGCCTTCGAGGGCTGGCGGGACATGGCACTCTTGCGACGGACGGGGACCGAGGAGGAAGTCGCGCAGGCCATTCTTTTTCTGATGACCAATCGCTTCATGACCGGATCGACGCTCTATCCCGATGGTGGATACGCGCTGAAGCCATAG
- a CDS encoding cation diffusion facilitator family transporter: MAHESGGAIYTAAGANLAIAAAKLVGAFFTGSSAMLAEGVHSMVDTANQILLLVGLKRAQRPADARFPFGYGREVYFYAFLVALLIFLGGGAFAVYEGIHKLQHPEPAADAVIFGRSIPGFYVNLAILGFAVAAEGYSCFVALKAFWGEKGERPPITAIRRSKDPALFTVLVEDVAALTGLVAALAGVILAETLKQPAFDGIASIVIGLILIGMAIFLMIETHGLLVGEAAEPELVAGLHEIVRSEPGVQHVNEVLTQHLGPADILVNVSLDMDDRLSAGEIERLVGHLETRMKTLSPKVRRVFIEIQARHDAVARQPDKVA; this comes from the coding sequence ATGGCTCACGAGAGCGGCGGCGCGATCTACACCGCCGCCGGCGCGAATCTGGCGATCGCCGCGGCGAAGCTCGTCGGCGCCTTCTTCACCGGCAGCAGCGCGATGCTGGCCGAGGGCGTCCACTCGATGGTCGACACCGCCAATCAGATCCTGCTGCTCGTCGGATTGAAGCGGGCGCAGAGGCCGGCGGATGCCCGCTTCCCGTTCGGCTACGGCCGCGAGGTCTATTTCTACGCCTTCCTGGTGGCGCTCCTGATCTTCCTCGGCGGCGGCGCCTTCGCGGTCTACGAGGGCATCCACAAGCTCCAGCACCCGGAGCCCGCCGCCGATGCGGTGATCTTCGGGCGCAGCATCCCGGGCTTCTACGTCAACCTCGCGATCCTCGGCTTCGCGGTCGCGGCCGAGGGCTATTCCTGCTTCGTCGCCCTCAAGGCGTTCTGGGGCGAGAAGGGCGAGCGGCCACCGATCACCGCGATCCGCCGCAGCAAGGATCCGGCCCTGTTCACCGTGCTGGTCGAGGATGTGGCGGCGCTCACCGGCCTCGTCGCGGCGCTCGCCGGCGTGATCCTGGCGGAGACCCTGAAGCAGCCCGCCTTCGACGGCATCGCCTCGATCGTCATCGGGTTGATCCTGATCGGCATGGCGATCTTCCTGATGATCGAGACCCACGGTCTGCTCGTCGGCGAAGCGGCGGAGCCCGAGCTGGTCGCCGGCCTGCACGAGATCGTCCGGTCCGAGCCGGGGGTTCAGCACGTCAACGAGGTGCTGACGCAGCATCTCGGTCCGGCCGACATCCTGGTCAACGTCAGCCTCGACATGGACGACCGCCTCTCCGCCGGCGAGATCGAGCGGTTGGTCGGTCACCTGGAGACGCGGATGAAGACGTTGAGCCCCAAGGTGCGACGCGTCTTCATCGAGATCCAGGCCCGGCACGATGCCGTCGCGCGGCAGCCGGACAAGGTGGCCTGA
- a CDS encoding MucR family transcriptional regulator: MSDVDTQDQEPGELVMLTADIVSAYVSKNSVPVGELGSLIAAVHSSLERVAAPPAPEPEKPTPPVPIRKTVTPDYIISLEDGKPYKSLKRHLTTRGLSPEQYRQKWGLPHDYPMVAATYAAQRSELAKSSGLGQQRKNRGR; this comes from the coding sequence ATGTCAGACGTGGATACTCAGGATCAGGAGCCGGGCGAACTCGTCATGCTCACGGCCGATATCGTCTCGGCCTACGTGTCGAAGAACTCGGTCCCGGTCGGGGAGCTCGGCAGCCTGATCGCCGCCGTGCACTCCTCCCTCGAGCGCGTCGCCGCCCCTCCGGCGCCCGAGCCCGAGAAGCCCACGCCGCCGGTGCCGATCCGCAAGACCGTGACGCCGGACTACATCATCAGTCTGGAGGACGGTAAGCCCTACAAGTCGCTCAAGCGGCACCTCACCACCCGCGGCCTCTCCCCCGAGCAGTACCGCCAGAAGTGGGGCCTGCCGCACGACTACCCGATGGTCGCCGCGACCTACGCCGCCCAGCGCTCCGAGCTCGCGAAGAGCTCCGGCCTCGGCCAGCAGCGCAAGAACCGCGGGCGGTAA
- the rimM gene encoding ribosome maturation factor RimM (Essential for efficient processing of 16S rRNA), translating to MATDPGFVLLGEFGRAHGLNGEVRLKSYTADPMAIGSYGPLTGADGRAIEIASLRPAAGAPDMLIARIAGVSGRNGAESLNRLALYVARDRLGAPEDEDEFFAADLVGLAVVDRDGHSVGTVRAVPNYGGGDLLEIAPATGGSPALLPFTKAFVPEIDVAGRRVVVDPPEDLFAPAAPRDPDAA from the coding sequence ATCGCCACCGATCCCGGCTTCGTGCTGCTCGGCGAGTTCGGTCGCGCCCACGGCCTCAATGGCGAGGTGCGGCTGAAATCCTACACCGCCGACCCGATGGCGATCGGGTCCTACGGCCCCCTCACCGGGGCCGACGGCCGCGCGATCGAGATCGCGTCCCTGCGCCCGGCCGCCGGCGCTCCCGACATGCTGATCGCCCGCATCGCCGGCGTCTCCGGCCGCAACGGAGCCGAGAGCCTGAACCGTCTCGCCCTCTACGTCGCCCGCGACCGCCTCGGGGCTCCGGAGGACGAGGACGAGTTCTTCGCCGCCGACCTCGTCGGGCTGGCGGTGGTGGATCGCGACGGTCATTCCGTGGGCACGGTGCGGGCAGTGCCGAATTACGGCGGCGGCGATCTCCTGGAGATCGCACCGGCCACCGGCGGCAGCCCGGCCCTCCTCCCCTTCACCAAGGCCTTCGTGCCCGAGATCGACGTCGCGGGCCGCCGGGTCGTGGTCGATCCGCCCGAGGATCTGTTCGCCCCGGCGGCGCCGCGGGATCCCGACGCGGCCTGA
- the rpsP gene encoding 30S ribosomal protein S16, whose amino-acid sequence MSLKIRLTRGGAKKRPYYRIVVADARAPRDGRFIEKVGAYDPMKPKDDPARVILETEKVQAWLAKGAQPTDRVLRFLDAAGLAKRPTRNNPQKAEPGTKAKERAAARAEKAGAAADSAE is encoded by the coding sequence ATGTCCCTCAAGATTCGCCTGACCCGCGGCGGCGCCAAGAAGCGCCCGTACTACCGCATCGTCGTCGCCGACGCCCGCGCCCCCCGCGACGGCCGCTTCATCGAGAAGGTCGGCGCCTACGACCCGATGAAGCCGAAGGACGATCCGGCCCGCGTCATCCTGGAGACCGAGAAGGTCCAGGCCTGGCTCGCGAAGGGCGCCCAGCCGACCGACCGCGTCCTGCGCTTCCTCGACGCCGCCGGCCTCGCCAAGCGTCCGACCCGCAACAACCCGCAGAAGGCCGAGCCGGGCACCAAGGCCAAGGAGCGCGCCGCCGCCCGCGCCGAGAAGGCCGGCGCCGCCGCCGACTCGGCCGAGTAA
- the ffh gene encoding signal recognition particle protein, with translation MFEGLSDRLSGILSGLTRRGALTEADVTAALREVRRALLEADVALEVVRSFTEKVREQAVGAVVLKSVTPGQMVVKIVNDQLVAMLGGEAGVIDLNAPAPVGILMVGLQGSGKTTTTAKIARRLTQRDKRRVLLASLDTRRPAAMEQLAVLASQVGVESLPIVAGQSAVQIAKRAMEAARLGGFDVVMLDTAGRVTLDEALMQEAADVKAATGPHEVLLVADALTGQDAVNTARAFDGRLGVTGIVLTRMDGDSRGGAALSMRAVTGKPIKLVGTGEKVDALEEFHPARVANRILGMGDIVSLVEKAAETIDQEQALRVAEKMRKGKFDLDDLSMQLAQMEKMGGIGGLMGMLPGMGQIKKQVEGANLDEKMFKRQRAIISSMTPEERRNPDVLKASRKKRVAKGAGVDVSEINKLLKMHRTMADMMKAMGSGKRGIGQALGSMFGLGGGGMGAMGKMMGGMPQPTPEMLAELQKSLPPGTTLPPMPPGLGGPKAPGPTGKAPPAAPGLPGLGGKLPGLPGLGGLPFGKKK, from the coding sequence ATGTTCGAAGGCCTCTCCGACCGCCTCTCCGGCATCCTGTCCGGGCTGACCCGCCGCGGCGCCCTGACCGAGGCCGACGTGACCGCCGCCCTGCGCGAGGTGCGCCGCGCCCTGCTGGAGGCGGACGTCGCCCTCGAGGTCGTGCGGTCCTTCACCGAGAAGGTGCGCGAGCAGGCCGTCGGCGCGGTGGTGCTGAAGTCGGTGACGCCCGGCCAGATGGTCGTGAAGATCGTCAACGACCAGCTCGTGGCGATGCTCGGCGGCGAGGCGGGGGTCATCGACCTCAACGCGCCGGCCCCGGTCGGCATCCTGATGGTCGGCCTCCAGGGCTCGGGCAAGACCACCACCACCGCCAAGATCGCCCGCCGCCTGACCCAGCGCGACAAGCGCCGGGTGCTGCTCGCCTCCCTCGACACCCGCCGCCCGGCCGCCATGGAGCAGCTGGCGGTGCTGGCGAGCCAGGTCGGCGTCGAGTCGCTGCCGATCGTCGCCGGCCAGTCGGCGGTGCAGATCGCCAAGCGCGCCATGGAGGCCGCCCGCCTCGGCGGCTTCGACGTGGTGATGCTCGACACCGCCGGCCGCGTCACCCTCGACGAGGCGCTGATGCAGGAGGCCGCCGACGTCAAGGCGGCCACCGGCCCGCACGAGGTGCTGCTCGTCGCCGACGCGCTCACCGGCCAGGACGCGGTCAACACGGCGCGGGCCTTCGACGGGCGGCTCGGCGTCACCGGCATCGTGCTCACCCGCATGGACGGCGATTCCCGCGGCGGCGCGGCGCTGTCGATGCGGGCGGTCACCGGCAAGCCGATCAAGCTCGTCGGCACCGGCGAGAAGGTCGATGCGCTGGAGGAGTTCCACCCCGCCCGCGTCGCCAACCGCATCCTCGGCATGGGCGACATCGTCTCGCTCGTCGAGAAGGCGGCCGAGACCATCGACCAGGAACAGGCCCTTCGCGTCGCCGAGAAGATGCGCAAGGGCAAGTTCGACCTCGACGACCTGTCGATGCAGCTCGCCCAGATGGAGAAGATGGGCGGCATCGGCGGCCTGATGGGCATGCTGCCCGGCATGGGCCAGATCAAGAAGCAGGTCGAGGGCGCCAACCTCGACGAGAAGATGTTCAAGCGCCAACGTGCCATCATCTCGTCGATGACCCCCGAGGAGCGCCGCAATCCCGACGTGCTCAAGGCCTCGCGCAAGAAGCGCGTGGCGAAGGGCGCCGGCGTCGACGTCTCGGAGATCAACAAGCTCCTCAAGATGCACCGCACCATGGCCGACATGATGAAGGCCATGGGCTCGGGCAAGCGCGGCATCGGCCAGGCGCTGGGCAGCATGTTCGGGCTGGGTGGCGGCGGCATGGGTGCGATGGGCAAGATGATGGGCGGCATGCCCCAGCCCACACCCGAGATGCTCGCCGAGCTGCAGAAATCCCTGCCCCCCGGCACTACCCTTCCGCCGATGCCTCCCGGCCTCGGCGGTCCAAAGGCGCCCGGCCCGACCGGCAAAGCGCCTCCCGCCGCTCCCGGCCTGCCGGGCTTAGGCGGCAAGCTCCCGGGCCTTCCCGGCCTTGGCGGCCTCCCCTTCGGCAAGAAGAAGTAG
- a CDS encoding glutathione S-transferase — protein MTTTDPTPLRIEDAVNALCPWSGKPIAADSLTLYNGAVVGFCNPDCRDKFERALTHFEGALQARRAASAGVNE, from the coding sequence ATGACCACGACCGACCCCACGCCGTTGCGCATCGAGGACGCGGTGAACGCGCTCTGCCCCTGGTCGGGCAAGCCGATCGCGGCGGATTCGCTGACGCTCTACAACGGCGCGGTCGTGGGCTTCTGCAATCCCGATTGCCGCGACAAGTTCGAGCGGGCGCTCACCCATTTCGAGGGCGCCCTGCAGGCCCGGCGCGCCGCCTCCGCGGGCGTGAACGAGTAG